The genomic segment AATAAGCCTCATATCAAGCAACATGCCagaaaaaagaaacaatataTCATGATAAGAATTCCACATCTGCTATTTCATTGTTACACCCTGACACATTTCAATACCTCCAAATTTCACTGGTTTAAAGAAAATACTTGTAACTTCAGAAATGATGACCACCACTGAAGTAGCATGCACAACTTATAATTCCCAACTAtcaattaaagaagaaaaaaaactctTTTGCTGGGAGAGATGTTACACTACTCATTCCCCTTTCAAAAGGATGAGCAAAACAAAGACATATTACAAGACAGAAAAGGCTAAAGCAAGGAAGACAACTCCTCAAAATCGCATAAACTAGATGGGAACTTTGACAATCAAATTCGCTTAGGCAAGGAAATCAGTAACACACAAACCAGCAGCATTCCCACCCCACCCCCCAATTTTTTTCTCCCCACTTAGTCATAGAAGACAGAACCCCAAAATTACCTGAAAATTAAGATAATTCACAATTGCGATGGTCAAGCACAAAATCCACCTCTAAAAACTCCCAAGATTACGGATGGATCCACCCACATAAAACAccactaaaatggaaaatttaacgAGCTAAATGAATGGATGATGAAAAAGAAGCCTTATCATGCAAACCCAGCTCTAAACAACCCTTAAAAGCTATAAATTTTCATAGAAACCCACCTGGCGGTTGAGGGTAGTAGGATCATGGCGAGCCCAAAAGACATGAAGCAAAGTGTCATAGCTACACTCATTAGGGTCATACTGAACCCTCACGACTTCACTGTGGTTGGTAGTCCCCGAACACACGTCTTCATAACTCGGATTATGCATGAACCCTTGGGAATACCCAACTTCAGTTTTGGTGATCCCCGAAACTCTCTGGAAAGCCAGTTCAACGCCCCAAAAGCAGCCCGCACCGAACTGAGCAAACTGTTGACCAGGAGGCGGGACGTCGTCTTCAGGACCCTGAGCGATGGCGCAATTATCCATTGAAGCGGTTGGCTTGTTGTTGGCCCCAAAGCCGAGGTTTTTGAGGATGTTCATGGCGGGTCACCAAAGGAAAGttggagagaaagaaaaaaaaagtttagagatgAGGGAAGAAGAATTGGCGAGCGTTAGGCCTCGAAGCAATTAGCATTGACGTTACGGGTTTATTTGAGTTAGACGGTTTGGAAGGCGATTGGGTGCTTACTTTTATCTCACATTACAGTATTGTTATACtatctaatctcaccgtcacCGTTATTTTAACACTAACCGCAAGTAAATGCACCGTCCATCTAAACTCAATTCAACAACAGCAactttgttttgttatttttgggattctttcttattttgcacttttcttttatttaaaacaaaaccatacTATGGTGACAAAATGGGgatttgtaattaattatttaatttatataattttaataactaaatcaGTTATCTTTTTCCAAATGGTGTAATTAGATCTATTCTTGACTAGCACAATTGTTTTGactagtaaaagaaaaaaaagttgggATGATTATATTagctttcttttttattataaaaaaatgtcaaTACATAGGATAAATTCGAGAATACATAAAAAGATAAGAGTCACGTAAGAAACTTAATTACGATAATGCTAAAACCAAATCTTATTAAGCAAACTGGCCTATCTCTTGTTGCACAAAATTTATAGAATCACACAATTcacataagaattttttttttgaaaatttcaactctcttttaaaactgttaaaaattCTCTTTTAATTAGAAATCACGACTCCCACCAGCAACCTAAGGAAAGGAAGGTGTATTTGGCATGCATAACAAGGGTATaaattacaatattaaaaattcGCGTAATTTTACTTAAAACTGTGTGATGCCTAAAGTTAGTGGTGGAGCTAGAAATTTCTTTTTAGGgccgaaattaaatatttttatgatagtaaaaatgtaattttatcattttaatagtttatatttttatatttttaaaaagttaaattaattttttattattttaggagctaaagtgcaattttatcgttactaatttaaaattttataaattataaaaggccTAAATTAAAAATCTACCATTTTAAGGAGGCCACGGCCCCTCGAGTCTCTTAGTAGCTCCGCCACTGCAAGGAGTAATAGTGCATGCTGAGCTATATACCAACATTAATTTCAAGTAGCATTGCAGCAGTCAAACATATGAAGGCTATTAGCTGAGATTGAAATCCACCATTGATATGCCCAGTCGAAGTGGGTAGCAGCTCCTTCAGACTGTGCTTGAGGAGCACCAGCACTACTTGATTTCTCATCTACATCTACTTTAAGCTTCATGCCTCCTAAACAATGCAACTTGTTGCCACAAACAAAATATCTGATGCCACTATTTGACAATATAACTGTCGTATTTCACATTGGAAAACTTTCTCAATATATTTGTCGTGCTGCATGTTTCGAAACTTTCTTTTCTCACCTCATTTACACTGTGAGATGATGAGTATTGGAACACTACAAGTAacacaaaccaaaaaaaaattggaagaaaATTGTGTCAAATAGAAATGTCTATGAGTTTAATTAGTTTAAGTCGGATTTTATGTACATCGTTAATAATTGTCAAAGCTTGTTCTTACTAAAAtatgggttttaaaaaaaatttcaaattatttcttatttttctaattaaaactcgtTCTTATTTATAAACAAAAAACATAAATTCGATTAAGCttgagtatttaaaaaaaattattataaaaatatgttatttttatataatattcaataaTCTtatagatattattttattaaaaaatatttctcattatttaaattatagtattatatatttaatttacatatgata from the Gossypium hirsutum isolate 1008001.06 chromosome D09, Gossypium_hirsutum_v2.1, whole genome shotgun sequence genome contains:
- the LOC107931485 gene encoding peptide methionine sulfoxide reductase, yielding MNILKNLGFGANNKPTASMDNCAIAQGPEDDVPPPGQQFAQFGAGCFWGVELAFQRVSGITKTEVGYSQGFMHNPSYEDVCSGTTNHSEVVRVQYDPNECSYDTLLHVFWARHDPTTLNRQGNDVGTQYRSGIYFYSPEQEKAAVESMEKQQKLLNRKIVTEILPARKFYRAEEYHQQYLAKGGRFGCKQSAEKGCNDPIRCYG